The Juglans microcarpa x Juglans regia isolate MS1-56 chromosome 2S, Jm3101_v1.0, whole genome shotgun sequence genome has a window encoding:
- the LOC121252328 gene encoding U11/U12 small nuclear ribonucleoprotein 25 kDa protein — MESSTKKREENTGDYEYDRDFKVKKARLNSTLAALLDDPVLADVPKDPTLSDVDTLISLELGSAMRVSVLKLDGNSFDVALVNSATVKDLKLAIEKKVNAMEQSHMGHRHISWKHVWANYCLSCNKEKLLDDHSVLQDFGIRNNSQVHFIPYVMSKGFQRHSKRRKHRFFHGLNKRG; from the exons ATGGAAAGTAGCACGAAGAAGAGGGAAGAAAACACCGGAGATTACGAGTACGACAGAGACTTCAAGGTCAAGAAGGCAAGGTTAAACTCGACTCTCGCCGCTCTTCTTGACGATCCCGTACTTGCCGATGTCCCCAAGGATCCGACCCTGTCGGACGTGGACACCCTCATCAGCCTCGAGTTGGGCAGCGCCATGCGCGTCTCCGTCCTTAAGTTGGACGGCAATTCCTTCG ATGTGGCATTGGTGAATTCGGCGACGGTGAAGGATTTGAAGCTTGCAATAGAGAAGAAAGTGAACGCCATGGAGCAATCCCACATGGGTCATCGTCACATTTCATG GAAGCATGTGTGGGCGAATTATTGTCTTTCGTGCAATAAGGAGAAGCTACTAGATGATCACTCTGTGCTTCAGGATTTTGGCATACGTAATAATTCTCAG GTACATTTTATCCCCTATGTGATGTCAAAGGGTTTTCAACGGCATTCAAAGAGGAGAAAGCATCGTTTCTTTCATGGTCTGAACAAGCGTGGATGA